A window from Salmo trutta chromosome 29, fSalTru1.1, whole genome shotgun sequence encodes these proteins:
- the lipca gene encoding hepatic triacylglycerol lipase, with protein sequence MALVQVLRVLCCLLLTYHLGDARRIKGSETVDPKPVLRRKMPHITSTVFKLYSDGARDMEDWCTVEAFRPHTRTSCGFNSSHPLIIITHGWSINALMESWVPVLASALKTSLGDVNVIVTDWLLQANMNYPNAAQNTRAVGKDIAFLLQWLQEFYQFPAEKVHLIGYSLGAHVSGFAGSYLGGRGKIGRITGLDPAGPLFEGMAASDRLSPDDALFVDAIHTYTQERMGLSVGIKQPVAHVDFYPNGGDFQPGCHPFRSLMEHIALHGINGFEQTVKCAHERSVYLFIDSLLNKDKQIMAYRCRDDNAFEKGTCLDCRKNKCNTLGYNVRRVRSAAGKKLYHKTRSHMPYKLYHYQFRIQFVNQIEKTEPTLIISLTGTKEDSPEMPITFIEEISGNKTYTFLITLDSDIGDLMMLKFRWEGSVVNNVWSKMQIFNPWSSGGMRPKLTVGKIRVKAGETQNRTTFCAQTSDGKYIRPSQENVFVRCEENAQKQRRRKTRLS encoded by the exons ATGGCTCTGGTCCAGGTGCTCAGAGTCCTGTGCTGCCTGCTGCTCACTTATCACCTGGGTGATGCCAGGAGAATCAAGGGAAGTGAAACAG tGGACCCAAAGCCTGTCCTGAGAAGGAAGATGCCTCACATTACCAGCACAGTCTTTAAGCTCTACTCTGATGGTGCTAGAGACATGGAGGACTGGTGCACGGTGGAGGCTTTCAGACCTCATACTCGGACCTCCTGTGGTTTCAACAGCAGTCATCCTCTCATCATCATCACCCACGGATGGTCG ATAAATGCTCTGATGGAGAGCTGGGTGCCCGTTCTTGCTTCTGCTCTGAAGACCAGTCTTGGAGATGTCAATGTGATAGTTACTGACTGGCTTTTACAGGCCAATATGAACTACCCTAACGCAGCCCAGAACACTAGGGCAGTGGGGAAGGACATTGCATTCCTGCTACAGTGGCTGCAG GAGTTTTACCAGTTTCCTGCAGAGAAAGTTCATCTGATTGGATACAGTCTTGGTGCTCACGTCTCTGGATTTGCTGGAAGCTACCTGGGAGGACGTGGAAAGATTGGACGAATCACTG GTCTGGATCCAGCAGGTCCCCTGTTTGAGGGCATGGCAGCATCAGACAGACTGTCCCCTGATGATGCCCTCTTTGTGGATGCCATCCACACCTACACTCAAGAACGCATGGGGCTGAGTGTGGGAATCAAGCAACCTGTGGCACATGTTGACTTCTACCCCAACGGGGGTGACTTCCAACCAGGATGCCACCCTTTCCGGAGCTTAATGGAACATATTGCCTTGCATGGAATCAATG GTTTTGAGCAGACAGTGAAATGTGCCCATGAGCGTTCAGTCTACCTGTTCATCGACTCCCTTCTGAACAAAGACAAGCAGATCATGGCCTACAGATGCAGGGATGACAATGCCTTTGAGAAGGGTACCTGCCTGGACTGCCGTAAGAACAAATGCAACACACTGGGCTATAACGTCAGGAGGGTGCGCAGTGCCGCCGGCAAGAAGCTCTACCACAAGACCCGCTCTCACATGCCCTACAAAC TCTACCACTACCAGTTCAGGATTCAATTTGTCAACCAGATAGAGAAGACTGAGCCCActctcatcatctctctcacTGGGACAAAGGAGGACAGCCCTGAAATGCCCATCACTTT CATCGAGGAGATCTCAGGCAATAAGACATACACCTTTCTGATCACCCTGGACTCAGACATTGGGGACCTGATGATGCTGAAGTTCcgctgggaggggagtgttgtAAACAATGTGTGGAGCAAGATGCAGATCTTTAACCCCTGGAGCAGTGGGGGAATGAGGCCCAAGCTCACCGTGGGCAAAATCCGTGTCAAAGCAGGCGAGACACAAAATAG GACGACTTTTTGTGCCCAGACAAGTGATGGAAAATACATTCGGCCATCGCAAGAGAATGTCTTCGTGCGCTGTGAAGAAAATGCTCAAAAACAGCGCAGAAGAAAAACGCGTTTGTCTTGA